The DNA segment CTCGCGGAAAAGCCGCCGCGCCCTCCCCGGCCAGGGTCGCGCTCGCTACGATCGGGGCATGACCGAAACGATTCGCCTCGCGGCCGGCTCCGACGATGGGGCCGAAATCTCCCTTCTCGGCGCCGAGCTGGTCTCCTGGCGCGCCGGCGGCGTCGATCTCGTCTGGGAGCCGCAGCCGGAGGTCTGGCCGCAGACGGCGCCGCTGCTGTTTCCAGTGGTGGGCTGGACGCGCGACGGAATCCGCGTCGACGGCGCCCGTTTTCCGCTCGGCCTGCACGGCTTCGCGCGCCATAAGCGCTTCACTCTGCTGGAGCGGTCGGAGACGGCGGTCTCTTTGAGCCTCGAGGAGGACGAGGAGAGCCGCACGCTCTATCCCTTCGCCTTCCGCCTCGAGGCGCATTTCTCGCTGCGTCCGGGGGAGCTGCGCGTCTCGCTCACGACCTCCAATCGCGACGCGCGGCCCCTGCCCTATGCGCTCGGCCTGCATCCGGGGTTTCGCTGGCCGCTGGACGGCTCGGCGGCGGCGCATGCGATCCATTTCGAGACAGAAGAGAGCGGCGAGGTTCCGGTCATCGCGCCGGGTGGGCTATTCTCCGCCCGCCGCCGCGCCATCCCGTTGGAAGAGCGGCGGCTTCCGCTTTCCGACGCGCTTCTCGAGCAGGAGGCTCTGTGCTTTCTCGGCGCGGCGAGCCGTCGTCTCCTTTACGACAATGGCGAAGGGCTGGCGCTCGCGGTCGAGCTCGAGGATTTTCCCCATATCGCGCTATGGGCGCGGCCGCCGGCCCCTTTCCTTTGCATCGAGGCCTGGACCGGCCATGGCGACCCGGAGGATTTTTCCGGCGATCTCTATGAGAAGCCGTCCATGCGGATCCTCGGGCCGGGCGAGCGGGCGACTCATGCCGCCACATTCCGCTTGGAGAAGCGGAGGGCGAGCGAATAGGAATAAACCTTGCTTCCACACACTCTATCGGCTAGCGCGGATTGGTCGCGCGTAAAGGACGGGTCCGACATGAAATTCGCCGCCAATGTCATCGAAGCGATCGGCAATACCCCGCTCATCGAATTGAAGGCGGCGTCCAAGGCCACCGGCTGCCGCATTCTCGGCAAGGCGGAATTCATGAATCCGGGCGGCTCGGTGAAGGACCGCGCCGCGCTCTCCATCGTCCAGGCCGCCATTGCGGACGGCGCGCTGAAGCCGGGCGGAACCATTGTCGAAGGCACGGCCGGCAATACCGGCATCGGCCTCGCGCTGGTCGCCAATGCGCTCGGCTTTCGCACCGTCATCGTCATCCCGGAGACGCAGAGCCAGGAGAAGAAGGACACGCTCCGTCTCCAAGGCGCGCAGCTCGTCGAGGTGCCGGCCGTCCCTTACGCCAATCCCAATAATTATGTGAAGCTCTCCGGCCGCCTCGCCGAGCGGCTGGCGAAGGAGACTCCCGAAGGGGCGATCTGGGCCAATCAATTCGACAATGTGGCCAATCGCGACGCCCATATTCGCGGCACCGGGCCGGAGATTTTCGCAGACACGGACGGCGACATCGACGGTTTCGTCTGTGCGGTGGGCACGGGCGGCACGCTCGCCGGCATCGGCATAGCGCTGAAGGAGCGCAAGCCCTCCATCAAGATCGCCATCGCCGACCCGCTCGGCGCGGCGCTCTATTCCTATTACACGACCGGCGAGCTGAAGGCCTCGGGCTCCTCCATCACCGAGGGCATCGGCCAAGGCCGCATCACCGCCAATCTCGAAGGCGCGCCGATCGATCTCGCCTATCAGATCCCGGACACGGAGGCGCTGCCCATTCTCTTCGATCTCGCCGAGAATGAAGGCCTGCTGCTCGGCGGCTCGTCGGGCGTCAATGTGGCGGGCGCGATCCGCCTCGCCAAGGAGCTCGGCCCCGGCCATACGATCGTGACAATCCTCGCCGATCTCGGCACGCGCTACGCCTCGAAGCTCTATAATCTCTATTTCCTGCGCGGGCAGGATCTGCCGACGCCGGCTTGGCTCGAGCGGACGGGGACGATCGATCCGGGGTTCGTGTGAGGCGTCTCGCGCGCCCGTGACTCGGGCCGTGTCTCGCGATAGTCTTCGGCCGGCGTCGCGCGCCGACGCGGAATTTCGATATTCGCGGGATTTTCACGATGAGTTTCGACGCGGCCGACCCGGCGGACATCGCTGATCGACGTCTATTTCTGCGTGTGACGGGCGTCGGCTTTCTGCTGTTTCTCGCCGTCGCGGCATGCCTGCCGAATGTCGGCCCGGTCTTTCGCATCTTTCATATGGTCAGCGCGTCAATGGAGCCGACGATCGACAAGGGATCGACGATCTGGACCAACAGATTCGCCTATGGTCTTTCGCGCTTCAGCTATGATTTGCTTCCCCTCCCGATCTCCGGCCGGTGGCCCGATCACGTCCCGATACGCGGCGATGTCATCGTGTTCCGCGTGATCGACGGCCGTGACTTGGTGATGCGCGTCGTCGGACTGCCCGGCGACAAGGTGCAGCTTCTCCGCAATGAGCTGTGGATCAATGGCGCGCGCGTCCCGCGTCGCGTGCTCGACCGTCCGTCGGATGTGCCGGAGGCGGACGATTGCGACAGCCGTTTCGTCGAGGAGCAGCTTCCCGAAGGGCACCGCTATAGGATCTACCAAAAGCTCGTCTGCTCGAAAGGCGTGGCGCCGCCGCTGTCGACGACGCCGGTCATCGAGGCGCCGGCTGGGAACCTCGTCGTGCTCGGCGACAATCGCGACAACGCCGCCGATTCGAGAGTCCCGACGACGAGAGGCGGCGTGGGCTTCGTGCCGGTGGAAAACATCATCGGGCGCGTCGAATTCGTCTACGACCGCTGAGCCTCGAGGCACGCCGCGATGCGCTCGGCCTGCTCTACATCCTCCGGCCGGTTGACGTTGAAGAACGGGTCATAGGGCTCGACCGGCCAATCCACCTGCGTATTGGCGTAACGCTCGATGAAGCCCGAGACCTTGCGCAAATCCTCCTTCACCAGCGCATGGCGCAGTTCCTCGCGCAGCGCTACCGGCCATAGAGCGACGGCGTGATGCACGCGATCGCCGGACTTGGCGACGGCGATCTCCGCCTTCGCCTCGGCGCGCGCGCTGGCGAGCCGCGCCGCGAGATCGAGAGGAACGAAAGGCGTGTCCGCCGGAACGCTCAGCATGAGCGGAACATCGGGGAAATGCGCGGCGACATGATCGAGACCGGCGAGCACGCCGGCGAGCGGCCCTGCAAACCCCTCCACCTCGTCCGGCGCGATCGGCAAATGGAAATCGGCATAGCGTCCCGGATCGCCATTGGCGTTGAGCGCGAGGCGCAGGCATTGCGGCGCGAGCCGGCGGAGGAGATGCTCGAGGATCGGCGCGCCGCCGACCTCGATCAGTGGCTTGGCGACGCCGCCCATGCGCCGCGCCTGGCCGCCGGCCAGAATGAGTCCGAAACAGCGTGTCATCTTCTCCTCGCCCGGCGGTTCCTCTCAGAACCTATACCATAGGGCGCCGAGCAGGCCTCGCTCGGCGGAATCATTGACGCCGCGCAGCGAGGCGCGAACGCCGAGCTGCACGGCGACCTCGCGGGTGAGGTCGTAAACCGCGCTCACTTGAGCCTTTTGCGAGGACATGAAGGGCGCGGAGCCATTCCAAGGGGAAACGGATAGAAAGCTCTGCGCCAGCAGCAGCACGCCGTCGAACGGCCGCAGGCCGAAGGTCATCTCGCCGCGTATCTCATCGCCGCTCTGGCCGAGAGAGCGATAGCCGAG comes from the Methylosinus sp. PW1 genome and includes:
- the lepB gene encoding signal peptidase I, which produces MSFDAADPADIADRRLFLRVTGVGFLLFLAVAACLPNVGPVFRIFHMVSASMEPTIDKGSTIWTNRFAYGLSRFSYDLLPLPISGRWPDHVPIRGDVIVFRVIDGRDLVMRVVGLPGDKVQLLRNELWINGARVPRRVLDRPSDVPEADDCDSRFVEEQLPEGHRYRIYQKLVCSKGVAPPLSTTPVIEAPAGNLVVLGDNRDNAADSRVPTTRGGVGFVPVENIIGRVEFVYDR
- a CDS encoding cysteine synthase A; its protein translation is MKFAANVIEAIGNTPLIELKAASKATGCRILGKAEFMNPGGSVKDRAALSIVQAAIADGALKPGGTIVEGTAGNTGIGLALVANALGFRTVIVIPETQSQEKKDTLRLQGAQLVEVPAVPYANPNNYVKLSGRLAERLAKETPEGAIWANQFDNVANRDAHIRGTGPEIFADTDGDIDGFVCAVGTGGTLAGIGIALKERKPSIKIAIADPLGAALYSYYTTGELKASGSSITEGIGQGRITANLEGAPIDLAYQIPDTEALPILFDLAENEGLLLGGSSGVNVAGAIRLAKELGPGHTIVTILADLGTRYASKLYNLYFLRGQDLPTPAWLERTGTIDPGFV
- the mobA gene encoding molybdenum cofactor guanylyltransferase MobA; translated protein: MTRCFGLILAGGQARRMGGVAKPLIEVGGAPILEHLLRRLAPQCLRLALNANGDPGRYADFHLPIAPDEVEGFAGPLAGVLAGLDHVAAHFPDVPLMLSVPADTPFVPLDLAARLASARAEAKAEIAVAKSGDRVHHAVALWPVALREELRHALVKEDLRKVSGFIERYANTQVDWPVEPYDPFFNVNRPEDVEQAERIAACLEAQRS
- a CDS encoding aldose epimerase, coding for MTETIRLAAGSDDGAEISLLGAELVSWRAGGVDLVWEPQPEVWPQTAPLLFPVVGWTRDGIRVDGARFPLGLHGFARHKRFTLLERSETAVSLSLEEDEESRTLYPFAFRLEAHFSLRPGELRVSLTTSNRDARPLPYALGLHPGFRWPLDGSAAAHAIHFETEESGEVPVIAPGGLFSARRRAIPLEERRLPLSDALLEQEALCFLGAASRRLLYDNGEGLALAVELEDFPHIALWARPPAPFLCIEAWTGHGDPEDFSGDLYEKPSMRILGPGERATHAATFRLEKRRASE